The sequence TAGATATGGGAACCAAAAGCAACGGCTCGAAACCCTTTCCTATCGCCAGATAAAGGAGGATGGATGCAACACCGATCATCACCAGGTTGCCCCACGACAACCCAGCAAAACCGGATTGGCTGAAGATGCCAAACAAAGCATTGAGATATATTTCCATAGCTTGAAGCCTCCTTAAAGGGCTATACGATGACGGCCAGCGTATCGCCGGTGTTTACGTTGTCACCTTCTTTGACTTTCACTTCCCTGACCACGCCGTCCGAGGGGGCCAAAATCTCATTTTCCATCTTCATGGCTTCCAAGACCATTATGTTCTGGCCATTTTTGACCTGAGCGCCCGGTTGAACGAGAACTTTCAGTATTTTACCCGGCATCGGCGCCGATACGACCGTTCCGCCTGCGGAAGGCGCAGGAGCCGCAGGGGAGGGCTTGGGAGCAGGAGCCGGCTTGCTCGGGGCCGGCGCCTGGGGAGCAGGCATGGGTGCGGGAGCAGCCTGCTGCATGGGAACCTGAGCAGGTGAAACCTGCGGAAGGGGTGCAAAATTTTGAGAATAATTTGCGCCGACCGATCCTTCGAGTTCTTCAACTACCACCTCGTATTCTCTGCCGTTTATAATTATCTTGTATTTTTTCTGCATTTCGCGCTTCCTCCTAGAATTTATTGATTTTATTCCATACCTTCAAGACTTTCGTAGAAAGAGGCTTTCCGCCAAAGGCTGATCTTGGGAGGCGTTATTCTTTTTATCGACTTGACCGTGAAGGGCGCAGCGCCGAAGGCAGCGACAGCTGCCGTTATGGCTGCTACTTCCTCTTCGTTAATGCCGGAGCCTTCTCCTCGCGTCGCTTCACCATAAAGGACTTCTTCGGCAGGCGGTGGGGAAACCGTCTCCACCGGAGTTGTCTCGCCACCGGACGGAGGGATCGCGTCCTTCTTTTTCCCTTCCGCCCCTCCAACTAACTTGATGGCAACTATAATAAGGGTCAAACCCCCTAACACC comes from Acetomicrobium thermoterrenum DSM 13490 and encodes:
- a CDS encoding biotin/lipoyl-containing protein yields the protein MQKKYKIIINGREYEVVVEELEGSVGANYSQNFAPLPQVSPAQVPMQQAAPAPMPAPQAPAPSKPAPAPKPSPAAPAPSAGGTVVSAPMPGKILKVLVQPGAQVKNGQNIMVLEAMKMENEILAPSDGVVREVKVKEGDNVNTGDTLAVIV
- a CDS encoding OadG family protein, with the translated sequence MISVFEQGFRGGLILSIIAFSVVFLVLGGLTLIIVAIKLVGGAEGKKKDAIPPSGGETTPVETVSPPPAEEVLYGEATRGEGSGINEEEVAAITAAVAAFGAAPFTVKSIKRITPPKISLWRKASFYESLEGME